GTAGGCGGCCTCGCCCGGCGGCCCCAGGCGGGCGGCTACCGACGAGATGTTGACGATGTGGGCCTCGCCCCGGTCGAGCATGTGCGGAAGCAGGGCGAGCGTGAGCCGCACGGGCGACAGGTAGTTGAGGGCCATGACGTCGTCGACCACCTCGGGCGTGAGCGAGGTGACATGTCGACGCTTCGGCATCCCGGCGTTGTTGACGAGGATGTCGACCCCGCCCAGCTCGGCTTCGGCGCGCCGGCCGAGCTCGGTGACCTGGCTGAGCTCGGACAGGTCGGCGACCCACATGCGACAGTCGGGCGAGGCGCCTCGGCAGTCGGCGAGCACTTCCTCGAGGCGGTCCTCGCGTCGGGCGCAGATCCCGACGGTGGCGCCCCGTCGGGCCAGGTCCCTGGCCACGGCGGCACCGATGCCGGACGAGGCGCCGGTGACGAGCGCCGTCCTGCCTGCGATCGAGTAGGCCATGAGGCTTTATGACTACCATGATTCAAGCCCACTCCGCCTCACCCCGCCCCGCACCGGTTTGTCAGGTCTGTCAGGGCTTTCGAGGTTTCTCGGAGTGACCCACACTTCGTCTCACACCGGCTCGTAACGACTCGTCGGCGGAATCGATGGCGGAATCTCAGGACCGGCGATGGTGCAGCCGGGCCATCCCTCGGGCGGGCGCTTGCCGTGCCCGCTCTTCTCTCCGATTGACCCCACGACGAAGCGCCCGCCGCTCCTGAGCCGTCCTGCCGCCCCACACGCCCACGATCGTGTCATCGGCGAGGGCGAACTCCAGACATTCAGCCCGCACCGAGCAGCGCCGGCACATGGATGGAACGGACTTGGTGAGTCCGTCCAAGGACAGTGCCGGGACGATGCGAAGGGTCCGACGCTCCTCCTAAACAGGCGCCGGAGCCGGTCCTTCACAAAAGACCCGTCGGGGATTTTCAACGGTGCTGTAACCCCCGGTTGCCTGAACCTGAGCGTACCCTTTGAGTCTAACGCCAGGATCCGTCCTGACAGGACCACCACGTAGCGAACCAGGGGTATCGAACGATGAAATATCTCGTGTCATGGACGACGCGGAATGGGGCTTCCGCCGCGGACAACGAAGCTGCGGTGGCCCGTGTCCTCGAGGTCTACGGCAAGTGGTCGCCGCCGTCTGACGCGACCTTCCACCAGTTCCTGGGGCGACTAGATGCCCGGGGTGGCTGCGCAGTGGTGGAGACCGACAATCCAGACTCCCTCGCCGAGGGACCGGCGAAGTTCGGCCCGTATTTCGACTATGAGATTGTCCCGATGGTCGACATCGGTGACACGGTCCGCCACGTCAGCGAAGGGATTGAGTTCCGTCGTTCGGCCAAGTAGCACCAAGTCCGCGACTCCGCCGGCGGAAGCGGAGCGCCCCCAGCGCCAGACGCCAGCTCGCGGGTTACGGCGGAACACCCCCGGGGCGTCGTACGGTTAATAGTTACCTCGGCACCTAGCCACTGGGCGTCCCCCGCCCGGGCGATATCTGACTCCCACAACAGAGGTGGGACAGCGCGGACGATTCACCGTTTGGGACTCTCGGAACGAAAGTAACTCTATCCAAGGGCCGGCCTGCTGGAGGGGTTCGGATCGGGCAGCCCTAACTCGTCCCGTGGATCAGGGCATCACCCCTCCTGCAGACCGACCCGTCGTCCTACTGGCTGGGGCTCACTTGATTGTGGGGAGGCCCAGTCGGCCGCGTCTCCGCCCGAGAAGGATCGGAGCCGCCCCAACAGGACGCCAGGTCGTGACAGCGGGGGAGCCGCGCGCGGAGGCCTCCTAAGGCCAGTGTGCGCCTCGAGCGGACTCCTGTCGATCCCCCCTAAGTCCGGGGATCAGCCGCTTTCCAAACCTCCCGGCTGCAGTGCGGCCGTTTCCGGAGGACTACGCCTAGCGTCAGGCTGAAACGAACGCGTGCGCGGGGTAGATGTCCGGTTGAACGTCGATGCCCAGCTCCCGCAAGATCGGCATGAGCTGGTCGCCAAAGCGTCGGAAGGAGTCCTCAGAGTCCCACACGTCGACGACTCGAAATCCACCCTGCCCTGGACCAGCGATATGGGCCAGGAGTCCCTCAACGGGCCAGTCGGTCGGCGACTCCATACGGTTCTTCTTGCCGCCAGTAAGCCTGTTGATGCTCTGTTCATACTGCTGCTGGGTGAGAGTTGGCCCCTGAAAGACTGCGACAACCGCCATTGCGTC
Above is a window of Acidimicrobiales bacterium DNA encoding:
- a CDS encoding SDR family oxidoreductase, which translates into the protein MAYSIAGRTALVTGASSGIGAAVARDLARRGATVGICARREDRLEEVLADCRGASPDCRMWVADLSELSQVTELGRRAEAELGGVDILVNNAGMPKRRHVTSLTPEVVDDVMALNYLSPVRLTLALLPHMLDRGEAHIVNISSVAARLGPPGEAAYAASKAALTAWSESMAVDLWDTGVRLHVVNPGIIDTELFGLPDNDPLMADIDALPPQAVADAIAAQLDADVFEIYVPDWFSAIAAEKAKDVGQFLAGSAEWTRQQRQERQGGAS
- a CDS encoding DUF3303 family protein yields the protein MKYLVSWTTRNGASAADNEAAVARVLEVYGKWSPPSDATFHQFLGRLDARGGCAVVETDNPDSLAEGPAKFGPYFDYEIVPMVDIGDTVRHVSEGIEFRRSAK